In one Diceros bicornis minor isolate mBicDic1 chromosome 2, mDicBic1.mat.cur, whole genome shotgun sequence genomic region, the following are encoded:
- the NCK1 gene encoding cytoplasmic protein NCK1, which produces MAEEAVVVAKFDYAAQQEQELDIKKNEKLWLLDDSKSWWRVRNSMNKTGFVPSNYVERKNSARKASIVKNLKDTLGIGKVKRKPSVPDSASPADDSFDPGERLYDLNMPAYVKFNYMAEREDELSLIKGTKVIVMEKCSDGWWRGSYNGQVGWFPSNYVTEEGESPLGDHVGSLSEKLAAVVNNLNTGQVLHVVQALYPFSSSNDEELNFEKGDVMDVIEKPENDPEWWKCRKINGMVGLVPKNYVTIMQNNPLTSGLEPSPPQCDYIRPSLTGKFAGNPWYYGKVTRHQAEMALNERGREGDFLIRDSESSPNDFSVSLKAQGKNKHFKVQLKETVYCIGQRKFSTMEELVEHYKKAPIFTSEQGEKLYLIKHLS; this is translated from the exons ATGGCAGAAGAAGCGGTGGTAGTAGCCAAATTTGATTATGCGGCCCAACAAGAACAAGAGCTGGACATTAAGAAGAATGAGAAATTATGGCTTCTGGATGATTCTAAGTCCTGGTGGCGAGTTCGAAATTCCATGAATAAAACAGGCTTTGTGCCTTCTAACTATGTGGAAAGAAAAAACAGTGCTCGGAAAGCATCTATTGTAAAAAACCTAAAGGATACCTTAG GCATtggaaaagtgaaaagaaaacctaGTGTGCCAGATTCTGCATCTCCTGCTGATGATAGCTTTGACCCAGGGGAACGGCTCTATGACCTCAACATGCCTGCTTATGTGAAATTTAActacatggcagagagagaggatgAATTGTCATTGATAAAAGGGACGAAGGTGATCGTCATGGAGAAATGCAGTGATGGGTGGTGGCGGGGTAGCTACAATGGACAAGTTGGATGGTTCCCTTCAAACTATGTAACTGAGGAAGGTGAAAGTCCTTTAGGTGACCATGTAGGTTCTCTGTCAGAGAAATTAGCCGCAGTCGTCAATAACCTAAATACTGGGCAAGTGTTGCATGTGGTACAGGCTCTTTACCCATTCAGCTCATCCAATGATGAAGAACTTAATTTTGAGAAAGGAGATGTAATGGATGTTATTGAAAAACCTGAAAATGACCCTGAGTGGTGGAAATGCAGGAAGATCAATGGAATGGTTGGTCTGGTGCCTAAAAACTATGTTACCATTATGCAGAATAATCCGTTAACCTCAGGTTTGGAACCATCACCTCCACAGTGTGATTATATTAGGCCTTCACTCACTGGAAAGTTTGCTGGCAATCCATGGTATTATGGGAAAGTCACCAGGCATCAAGCAGAAATGGCATTAAATGAAAGAGGGCGTGAAGGTGATTTCCTCATTCGTGATAGTGAATCTTCG ccaaATGATTTCTCAGTATCACTAAAAGCGCAAGGGAAAAACAAGCATTTTAAAGTCCAACTAAAAGAGACTGTCTACTGCATTGGGCAGCGTAAATTCAGCACCATGGAAGAACTTGTAGAACATTACAAAAAGGCACCAATTTTTACAAGtgaacaaggagaaaaattatatcttatCAAGCATTTATCATGA